The following proteins are co-located in the Macadamia integrifolia cultivar HAES 741 chromosome 3, SCU_Mint_v3, whole genome shotgun sequence genome:
- the LOC122073315 gene encoding uncharacterized protein LOC122073315 isoform X1 → MGNCQAAEAASVVIQHPVGNKTERIYWSLSVQEVMNSNPGHYVALHVTSHNAKPNSTPVIRHLKLLRPDDTLHIGQVYRLITFDEVLKEFAATKSVKLGRLIKETTVVNRRKDRRGAAKPPPPPSKSESDIPVSVKVKKSDVHLSSGRSNGGHKGGRHHVGGGQWRPALQSIAEAKHCSKIQTVVLLGLHNYI, encoded by the exons ATGGGGAATTGTCAAGCAGCAGAGGCAGCGTCGGTGGTGATACAACATCCAGTTGGGAACAAGACAGAGAGGATATACTGGTCGTTGAGCGTGCAGGAGGTGATGAACTCCAACCCTGGCCACTACGTTGCACTCCACGTAACCTCCCACAACGCCAAACCTAATTCGACTCCCGTCATAAGGCATCTCAAGCTTCTTCGTCCCGACGATACTCTCCACATCGGCCAGGTTTATCGCCTCATCACCTTCGATG AGGTGctgaaggaattcgctgctACAAAGAGCGTGAAGTTGGGGAGGCTGATCAAGGAGACGACGGTAGTCAATAGGAGGAAAGACCGCCGTGGAGCTGCGAAGCCACCGCCGCCGCCGTCCAAGTCCGAGTCCGATATTCCAGTTTCGGTTAAG GTCAAGAAGTCGGATGTTCACCTATCAAGCGGTAGAAGCAATGGCGGTCACAAAGGGGGAAGGCATCATGTTGGCGGTGGGCAATGGCGACCGGCATTACAAAGCATTGCAGAG GCCAAACACTGCTCCAAAATTCAAACGGTGGTTCTCCTGGGTCTTCACAATTACATATGA
- the LOC122073315 gene encoding uncharacterized protein LOC122073315 isoform X2: MGNCQAAEAASVVIQHPVGNKTERIYWSLSVQEVMNSNPGHYVALHVTSHNAKPNSTPVIRHLKLLRPDDTLHIGQVYRLITFDEVLKEFAATKSVKLGRLIKETTVVNRRKDRRGAAKPPPPPSKSESDIPVSVKVKKSDVHLSSGRSNGGHKGGRHHVGGGQWRPALQSIAEVGT; encoded by the exons ATGGGGAATTGTCAAGCAGCAGAGGCAGCGTCGGTGGTGATACAACATCCAGTTGGGAACAAGACAGAGAGGATATACTGGTCGTTGAGCGTGCAGGAGGTGATGAACTCCAACCCTGGCCACTACGTTGCACTCCACGTAACCTCCCACAACGCCAAACCTAATTCGACTCCCGTCATAAGGCATCTCAAGCTTCTTCGTCCCGACGATACTCTCCACATCGGCCAGGTTTATCGCCTCATCACCTTCGATG AGGTGctgaaggaattcgctgctACAAAGAGCGTGAAGTTGGGGAGGCTGATCAAGGAGACGACGGTAGTCAATAGGAGGAAAGACCGCCGTGGAGCTGCGAAGCCACCGCCGCCGCCGTCCAAGTCCGAGTCCGATATTCCAGTTTCGGTTAAG GTCAAGAAGTCGGATGTTCACCTATCAAGCGGTAGAAGCAATGGCGGTCACAAAGGGGGAAGGCATCATGTTGGCGGTGGGCAATGGCGACCGGCATTACAAAGCATTGCAGAGGTTGGAACTTGA
- the LOC122073493 gene encoding glyceraldehyde-3-phosphate dehydrogenase B, chloroplastic-like, with translation MATHAALVSSRIPNNTRLIPSKTFHAFPAQCSSKRLDVAEFSGLPSNTCLNFAHNAREASFFDTVAAQLAPKVFAFEVIWSLESDAHILTTS, from the exons ATGGCCACCCATGCAGCTCTTGTTTCCTCCAGGATCCCAAACAACACCAGGCTTATTCCTTCCAAGACTTTCCATGCTTTCCCTGCTCAATGCTCCTCTAAG AGGCTTGATGTGGCTGAGTTCTCAGGACTTCCATCAAATACTTGCTTGAACTTTGCCCACAATGCCAGAGAAGCGTCTTTCTTTGATACAGTTGCTGCCCAACTTGCTCCCAAG GTCTTTgcgtttgaagtgatttggagttTGGAATCGGATGCTCATATTCTGACAACTAGCTAG
- the LOC122074631 gene encoding cysteine-rich and transmembrane domain-containing protein WIH2-like, giving the protein MSYYNQQQPPVGVPPPQGYPPQGYPKDAYPPPGYPPQGYPPQGYPAQGYPPQGYPQYPPQQQQQQSQSTGLMEGCLAALCCCCLLEACF; this is encoded by the exons ATGAGTTACTACAACCAACAACAACCACCCGTCGGCGTCCCTCCTCCACAAG GCTATCCTCCCCAAGGGTATCCCAAAGACGCTTATCCTCCGCCAGGATACCCTCCGCAGGGTTATCCTCCTCAGGGCTACCCGGCGCAGGGCTACCCACCGCAGGGCTACCCTCAGTACCcaccacaacaacaacaacagcagtCACAGAGCACCGGTTTAATGGAAGGATG TTTGGCGGCCCTTTGTTGTTGCTGCCTTCTGGAAGCGTGCTTCTAG